The Linepithema humile isolate Giens D197 chromosome 2, Lhum_UNIL_v1.0, whole genome shotgun sequence genome has a segment encoding these proteins:
- the LOC136998242 gene encoding odorant receptor 4-like encodes MTVSSIISPSLRIGLRFLGLWPNESYPTLYIYMTSILIAQYFQYLYISTHFKFSEISNLVDGVMSTLVYSLMFLKLASLWIHRPVIHKILAAIDNDWRECINVEQHLYMMTNKANISHFYSNCMLGITIFAGILYGLGDYAIHVIHFIKNHNESGRQLPLKVQLPFKTDQSPIFEFLFIILFLLMITTALTMAIINATIFSLVLHVSGQIDIMCQEFSIVSKQISVYNSSKSPLKMLIKRHNRIILFSDNIEKFFSFIALMQVVWNTLILCCLGIMIIISLYNEAGIIVLVKMSVGYFTVLLEIFILCFAGEYLSFQSKSITDAAYNMLWYNMSSKQVKFIILIIMKSQSQLTITAGRFMNLSLETFTNIMKSSLSFTSVFHAMY; translated from the exons ATGACTGTTTCGAGCATCATTAGTCCCTCGCTAAGAATCGGCCTTCGGTTTCTCGGTCTATGGCCGAATGAGTCATATCCAACACTTTACATTTATATGACGAGCATATTAATTGCACAGTACTTTCAATACTTGTATATATCTACGCACTTTAAATTCAGCGAAATTTCGAATCTTGTGGATGGCGTGATGTCGACTCTTGTTTACAGTTTAATGTTTCTTAAATTAGCTAGTCTTTGGATACATCGTCC agtcatacataaaattttggcTGCTATAGATAATGATTGGCGTGAATGCATCAATGTCGAACAGCATTTATATATGATGACAAACAAAGCCAACATATCACATTTTTACTCTAACTGTATGTTGGGCATTACCATTTTCGCCGGGATACTTTATGGCCTGGGTGATTATGCTATTCATGTTATACATTTTATCAAGAATCATAATGAAAGCGGGAGACAGCTTCCTTTAAAGGTACAACTTCCATTTAAAACTGATCAATCGCCGATCTTTGAATTCCTTTTTATAATTCTGTTTCTACTTATGATCACAACTGCGCTTACGATGGCTATTATAAATGCAACGATTTTCTCTTTA GTACTTCATGTAAGCGGACAAATCGATATCATGTGTCAAGAGTTCAGCATTGTTTCTAAACAAATTTCTGTTTATAACTCTTCTAAATCTCCATTAAAAATGCTGATTAAGAGACacaatagaattattttattttcagacaacattgaaaagtttttttcctttatcgcGTTAATGCAAGTTGTTTGGAATACCTTAATACTTTGCTGTCTAGGAATCATGATCATAATA tcCCTTTATAACGAAGCCGGTATCATAGTGTTAGTGAAAATGTCTGTGGGTTACTTTACCGtattattggaaatatttattctttgctTTGCTGGCGAATATCTTAGCTTTCAG AGTAAATCAATCACCGATGCAGCATACAATATGTTATGGTACAATATGTCATCAAAGCAagtcaaatttataatattaataataatgaaatctcAGTCGCAATTAACGATCACGGCAGGAAGATTCATGAATTTGTCCTTAGAAACTTTTACGAAT atCATGAAGTCATCGTTGTCATTTACGTCAGTCTTTCACgctatgtattaa
- the LOC105670755 gene encoding odorant receptor 10-like isoform X2 — MSTISPSLKIGLRFLGVWPGVSHFTFFIYSLSIFIVQYFQYLYVSAHLKLSELPNLVDSLPATLDYTLTLLKLASLWTHRRVINQILIAMDNDWRECIGVEQHLYVMTFKANISHFFSNAILSFNTIVAALYLLGEYAIRAAHIVGDHNNTLRQLPIKVQLPFDTEQSPIFELFVVILFLHVMANACTLSIVNGLIFSLVLHISGQIDIICHELKIISDEVSLYGSSKSTLETLIKRHNRVILFSNNIDKLFSFMALMQVFGNTLVICCLGFIVVISVGNENSVFMLVKSAIVYVAVMVEAFIFCFAGEYLSHKSKLIADAAYESLWYDMPLSQGKNVTFIIMRSQKRLTITAGKIMNLSFESFTSMMKASASYISVLNAMY; from the exons ATGAGTACCATTAGTCCGTCGCTAAAAATTGGCCTGCGATTTCTCGGTGTGTGGCCTGGTGTGTCGCActtcactttttttatttattctttgagTATATTCATCGTACAAtactttcaatatttgtatgtCTCCGCGCATTTAAAGCTCAGCGAGCTCCCGAATCTCGTGGACAGTCTGCCAGCAACTCTTGATTACACCTTGACGTTACTTAAATTAGCCAGTCTTTGGACACATCGTCG AGTTATTAATCAAATCTTAATCGCTATGGACAATGATTGGCGCGAGTGTATCGGTGTCGAACAACATTTATATGTGATGACATTTAAAGCTAAtatatcgcattttttttctaatgctATATTGAGCTTTAATACAATTGTCGCTGCGCTTTATCTGCTGGGTGAATATGCAATTCGTGCTGCGCATATTGTCGGAGATCACAATAATACTTTACGGCAGCTTCCTATCAAGGTACAACTTCCTTTCGACACGGAACAATCGCCAATTTTTGAGCTGTTTGTCGTAATTCTGTTCTTACATGTGATGGCAAATGCATGCACGCTGTCTATTGTAAATGGACTGATCTTTTCTTTA GTGCTTCACATAAGTGGACAAATCGATATCATATGTCACGagctcaaaattatttctgatgAAGTTTCTCTTTATGGATCTTCCAAATCTACGTTAGAAACGCTAATCAAGAGACATAACAGAgtcattttattttccaacaaTATCGACAAACTTTTCTCCTTTATGGCGTTAATGCAAGTGTTTGGGAATACTTTAGTCATTTGCTGCCTAGGATTCATTGTCGTAATA TCCGTTGGTAATGAAAATAGTGTCTTCATGTTGGTAAAGAGTGCTATTGTTTATGTTGCCGTGATGGTAGAAGCTTTCATCTTTTGCTTCGCTGGAGAATACCTCAGCCATAAG AGTAAATTAATTGCTGATGCAGCGTACGAATCATTGTGGTACGATATGCCGTTAAGTCAAggtaaaaatgtaacattcaTTATAATGAGATCCCAAAAACGACTGACGATTACGGCAGGAAAAATCATGAATTTATCCTTCGAATCTTTTACGAGT atGATGAAAGCGTCGGCATCGTATATATCTGTCTTAAATGCAATGTATTaa
- the LOC105670812 gene encoding odorant receptor 22c-like, producing MATSTISPSLKIGLRLLGVWPDVSYSTVYWVIYMSSLLIIQYFQYLYVFTHFKLSELSNLVDSLPMTLDYSLSIFKLTSLWLQRRIMQQILIAMDKDWRECMDVNQYLYVMTIKANVSHFFSNTILSFYGISGVFYVLGDYAIHIMHLVSDNNDTLRQLPMKVQLPFETEQSPIFEVLVVTLFLHVMANSFTIALLNGLIFSLVLHVSGQIDIICEEFRIISEKILLYESSASTLRTLIERHNKVILFSDNIEKLFSFIALMQVVWNTLVMCCLGFIIIISIHNEGSLFVLIKTILAYIAMMIEAFIFCFAGEYLSLKSNAIAEAAYDVLWYNLPSNQSKIIIFVIMRSYRRLTITAGKIMDLSLETFASIMKASASYISVFHAMY from the exons ATGGCCACAAGTACTATCAGCCCGTCGCTGAAAATCGGCCTTCGCTTGCTTGGCGTATGGCCGGATGTTTCGTATTCCACCGTTTACTGGGTGATTTATATGTCGAGTTTactaattatacaatattttcaatatttgtatgtGTTCACGCATTTCAAACTCAGCGAGCTTTCGAATCTTGTGGATAGTTTGCCCATGACATTAGATTACAGTTTgtcgatttttaaattgacCAGTCTTTGGTTACAACGTCG AATCATGCAACAGATCTTGATTGCTATGGATAAGGATTGGCGCGAGTGCATGGATGTCAATCAGTATTTGTATGTAATGACGATTAAAGCTAATGTGTCGCATTTTTTCTCTAATACCATATTGAGCTTTTACGGAATTTCTGGCGTATTTTACGTTTTGGGCGATTACGCAATTCATATTATGCATCTTGTCAGCGATAACAATGATACTTTACGGCAGCTTCCTATGAAGGTACAACTTCCATTTGAAACTGAACAATCGCCGATCTTTGAAGTGCTCGTCGTAACGCTATTTCTACACGTGATGGCAAATTCGTTCACGATCGCTCTACTAAATGGATTGATTTTTTCTTTG gtGCTTCACGTGAGCGGACAAATCGATATTATATGTGAAGAGTTCAGAATTATATCtgagaaaattttactttacgaATCTTCCGCGTCTACATTGAGAACGTTGATCGAGAGgcataataaagttattttattttccgatAACATCGAGAAACTTTTCTCTTTCATAGCGTTGATGCAAGTTGTTTGGAATACGTTAGTTATGTGCTGCTTAGGATTCATTATCATAATA TCTATTCATAATGAAGGTAGTCTCTTCGTgttaataaaaactattttggCTTACATCGCTATGATGATAGAAGCCTTTATCTTTTGCTTTGCCGGAGAATATCTTAGTCTAAAG AGTAATGCAATCGCTGAAGCAGCATACGATGTGTTGTGGTACAATTTGCCGTCAAATCagagtaaaattataatattcgtaATAATGAGATCTTATAGACGACTGACGATCACTGCAGGGAAAATCATGGATTTATCTTTAGAAACTTTTGCGAGC ataatGAAAGCATCGGCAtcatatatatctgtatttcaTGCGATGtattga
- the LOC105670755 gene encoding odorant receptor 82a-like isoform X3, translated as MSTISPSLKIGLRFLGVWPGVSHFTFFIYSLSIFIVQYFQYLYVSAHLKLSELPNLVDSLPATLDYTLTLLKLASLWTHRRVINQILIAMDNDWRECIGVEQHLYVMTFKANISHFFSNAILSFNTIVAALYLLGEYAIRAAHIVGDHNNTLRQLPIKVQLPFDTEQSPIFELFVVILFLHVMANACTLSIVNGLIFSLVLHISGQIDIICHELKIISDEVSLYGSSKSTLETLIKRHNRVILFSNNIDKLFSFMALMQVFGNTLVICCLGFIVVISVGNENSVFMLVKSAIVYVAVMVEAFIFCFAGEYLSHKYHTSQSAVYCEFTTSFTPKIETEC; from the exons ATGAGTACCATTAGTCCGTCGCTAAAAATTGGCCTGCGATTTCTCGGTGTGTGGCCTGGTGTGTCGCActtcactttttttatttattctttgagTATATTCATCGTACAAtactttcaatatttgtatgtCTCCGCGCATTTAAAGCTCAGCGAGCTCCCGAATCTCGTGGACAGTCTGCCAGCAACTCTTGATTACACCTTGACGTTACTTAAATTAGCCAGTCTTTGGACACATCGTCG AGTTATTAATCAAATCTTAATCGCTATGGACAATGATTGGCGCGAGTGTATCGGTGTCGAACAACATTTATATGTGATGACATTTAAAGCTAAtatatcgcattttttttctaatgctATATTGAGCTTTAATACAATTGTCGCTGCGCTTTATCTGCTGGGTGAATATGCAATTCGTGCTGCGCATATTGTCGGAGATCACAATAATACTTTACGGCAGCTTCCTATCAAGGTACAACTTCCTTTCGACACGGAACAATCGCCAATTTTTGAGCTGTTTGTCGTAATTCTGTTCTTACATGTGATGGCAAATGCATGCACGCTGTCTATTGTAAATGGACTGATCTTTTCTTTA GTGCTTCACATAAGTGGACAAATCGATATCATATGTCACGagctcaaaattatttctgatgAAGTTTCTCTTTATGGATCTTCCAAATCTACGTTAGAAACGCTAATCAAGAGACATAACAGAgtcattttattttccaacaaTATCGACAAACTTTTCTCCTTTATGGCGTTAATGCAAGTGTTTGGGAATACTTTAGTCATTTGCTGCCTAGGATTCATTGTCGTAATA TCCGTTGGTAATGAAAATAGTGTCTTCATGTTGGTAAAGAGTGCTATTGTTTATGTTGCCGTGATGGTAGAAGCTTTCATCTTTTGCTTCGCTGGAGAATACCTCAGCCATAAG TATCACACTAGTCAATCAGCCGTTTATTGCGAGTTCACGACTTCTTTTACTCCAAAAATAGAAACGGAAtgctaa
- the LOC105670807 gene encoding odorant receptor 13a-like: MLVKSTISPSLKIGLRLLGVWPGVHSAVYWLFYVSSILIIQCFQYFYIFAHFKISELMNLVDSISVTLEYSLTVLKLISLRIQHRVIREILTTIDNDWRESMNITEHLCTMTIKANISYFCSNAMLSINAFAAIFYFFGDYAIRAAHLVGDYNDTLRQLPIRVQLPFDSTQSPIFELLVVTLFLHVMANSLTIAILNGLIFSLVLHVSGQIDIICQEFKNICKKTQLYESSASMLRMLIEKHNKVISLSDNIKKLLSIFCLMQIILNTLLICCIGFIIVISLSNEAGIFVLVKVVVGYFAIMTETFILCFAGEYLSHKSISIADAAYDSLWYDLPSYQSKIITFIIMRSQSRLTISAGKFTNLSLEAFTTIVKASASYISVFLTIY, encoded by the exons atgttaGTCAAAAGTACCATCAGCCCGTCACTAAAAATCGGCCTGCGGTTGCTCGGTGTGTGGCCGGGTGTGCATTCCGCCGTTTATTGGCTGTTTTATGTATCGAGTATACTGATCATACAGtgctttcaatatttttatatttttgcacacTTCAAGATCAGCGAGCTCATGAATCTCGTGGACAGCATATCCGTAACATTAGAATACAGTTTGACGGTTTTGAAATTGATCAGTCTTCGGATACAACATCG AGTTATTCGAGAAATCCTGACCACTATAGATAATGATTGGCGCGAAAGCATGAACATCACGGAACATTTGTGTACGATGACAATTAAAGCCAACATATCGTATTTTTGTTCTAATGCTATGTTGAGCATTAATGCTTTTGctgcgatattttatttcttcggCGATTATGCAATTCGTGCAGCGCATCTTGTCGGAGATTATAATGACACCTTACGGCAGCTTCCTATTAGAGTACAACTTCCATTTGATAGTACGCAATCGCCAATTTTTGAGCTGCTCGTTGTGACTCTATTTCTACATGTGATGGCAAATTCATTGACAATCGCTATTCTAAATGGACTAATCTTTTCTTTG gTCCTTCATGTAAGCGGACAAATCGATATCATATGTCAAGAGTTTAAAAACATATGTAAGAAAACTCAGTTGTATGAATCTTCCGCGTCAATGTTAAGAATGTTAATcgaaaaacataataaagtCATTTCGCTTTCCgacaacattaaaaaattattgtctaTTTTCTGCttgatgcaaattattttgaatacttTACTTATTTGCTGCATAGGATTCATTATCGTAATA tCCCTTTCTAATGAAGCCGGTATCTTTGTGTTGGTGAAAGTCGTTGTCGGCTACTTTGCCATAATGACAGAAACTTTTATTCTTTGCTTTGCTGGAGAATATCTCAGTCACAag AGTATATCTATTGCCGATGCAGCGTATGATTCGTTATGGTACGATTTGCCGTCATATCAgagtaaaattataacattcatAATAATGAGATCCCAGTCGCGACTAACAATCTCTGCAGGAAAATTCACGAATTTATCCTTGGAAGCTTTTACGACT ATCGTAAAAGCTTCGGCGTCGTATATATCTGTCTTTCTtacgatatattaa
- the LOC105670755 gene encoding odorant receptor 10-like isoform X1: MSTISPSLKIGLRFLGVWPGVSHFTFFIYSLSIFIVQYFQYLYVSAHLKLSELPNLVDSLPATLDYTLTLLKLASLWTHRRVINQILIAMDNDWRECIGVEQHLYVMTFKANISHFFSNAILSFNTIVAALYLLGEYAIRAAHIVGDHNNTLRQLPIKVQLPFDTEQSPIFELFVVILFLHVMANACTLSIVNGLIFSLVLHISGQIDIICHELKIISDEVSLYGSSKSTLETLIKRHNRVILFSNNIDKLFSFMALMQVFGNTLVICCLGFIVVISVGNENSVFMLVKSAIVYVAVMVEAFIFCFAGEYLSHKSKLIADAAYESLWYDMPLSQGKNVTFIIMRSQKRLTITAGKIMNLSFESFTSVSLLLSELSFNLKLFYKFFVLLILASTTIYMYLLSMHKFLFLNLFFVLHIFR; encoded by the exons ATGAGTACCATTAGTCCGTCGCTAAAAATTGGCCTGCGATTTCTCGGTGTGTGGCCTGGTGTGTCGCActtcactttttttatttattctttgagTATATTCATCGTACAAtactttcaatatttgtatgtCTCCGCGCATTTAAAGCTCAGCGAGCTCCCGAATCTCGTGGACAGTCTGCCAGCAACTCTTGATTACACCTTGACGTTACTTAAATTAGCCAGTCTTTGGACACATCGTCG AGTTATTAATCAAATCTTAATCGCTATGGACAATGATTGGCGCGAGTGTATCGGTGTCGAACAACATTTATATGTGATGACATTTAAAGCTAAtatatcgcattttttttctaatgctATATTGAGCTTTAATACAATTGTCGCTGCGCTTTATCTGCTGGGTGAATATGCAATTCGTGCTGCGCATATTGTCGGAGATCACAATAATACTTTACGGCAGCTTCCTATCAAGGTACAACTTCCTTTCGACACGGAACAATCGCCAATTTTTGAGCTGTTTGTCGTAATTCTGTTCTTACATGTGATGGCAAATGCATGCACGCTGTCTATTGTAAATGGACTGATCTTTTCTTTA GTGCTTCACATAAGTGGACAAATCGATATCATATGTCACGagctcaaaattatttctgatgAAGTTTCTCTTTATGGATCTTCCAAATCTACGTTAGAAACGCTAATCAAGAGACATAACAGAgtcattttattttccaacaaTATCGACAAACTTTTCTCCTTTATGGCGTTAATGCAAGTGTTTGGGAATACTTTAGTCATTTGCTGCCTAGGATTCATTGTCGTAATA TCCGTTGGTAATGAAAATAGTGTCTTCATGTTGGTAAAGAGTGCTATTGTTTATGTTGCCGTGATGGTAGAAGCTTTCATCTTTTGCTTCGCTGGAGAATACCTCAGCCATAAG AGTAAATTAATTGCTGATGCAGCGTACGAATCATTGTGGTACGATATGCCGTTAAGTCAAggtaaaaatgtaacattcaTTATAATGAGATCCCAAAAACGACTGACGATTACGGCAGGAAAAATCATGAATTTATCCTTCGAATCTTTTACGAGTGTAAGCTTGTTACTTTCAgaactttcttttaatttaaaattattttataaattttttgttttgcttATATTAGCTAGTACtacgatatatatgtatcttttatCTATGCACAAATTCttgtttctaaatttattttttgttttgcatatttttagatGA
- the LOC105670811 gene encoding odorant receptor 4-like, producing MTVSSIISPSLRIGLRFLGLWPNESYPTLYIYMTSILIAQYFQYLYISTHFKFSEISNLVDGVMSTLFYSLMFLKLASLWIHRPVLHKILAAIDNDWRECINVEQHLYMMTNKANISHFYSNCMLGITIFAGILYGLGDYVIHVIHFIKDHNESGRQLPLKVQLPFKTDQSPIFEFLFIILFLLMITTSLTMAIINATILSLVLHVSGQIDIMCQEFSIVSKQISIYNSSESPLKMLIKRHNRIIIFSDNIEKFFSFIALMQVVWNTLILCCIGIMIIISLYNEAGIIALVKMSVSYFTVLLEIFILCFAGEYLSFQSESITDAAYNMLWYNMSSKQVKFIILIIMKSQSQLTITAGRFMNLSLETFTNIMKSSLSFMSVFHAMY from the exons ATGACTGTTTCGAGCATCATTAGTCCCTCGTTAAGAATCGGCCTTCGGTTTCTCGGTCTATGGCCGAATGAGTCATATCCAACACTTTACATTTATATGACGAGCATATTAATTGCACAGTACTTTCAATACTTGTATATATCTACGCACTTTAAATTCAGCGAAATTTCGAATCTTGTGGATGGCGTGATGTCGACTCTTTTTTACAGTTTAATGTTTCTTAAATTAGCTAGTCTTTGGATACATCGTCC AgtcttacataaaattttggcTGCTATAGATAATGATTGGCGTGAATGCATCAATGTCGAACAGCATTTATATATGATGACAAACAAAGCCAACATATCACATTTTTACTCTAACTGTATGTTAGGCATTACCATTTTCGCCGGGATACTTTATGGCCTGGGTGATTATGTTATTCATGTTATACATTTTATCAAGGATCATAATGAAAGCGGGAGACAGCTTCCTTTAAAGGTACAACTTCCGTTTAAAACTGATCAATCGCCGATCTTTGAATTCCTTTTTATAATTCTGTTTCTACTTATGATCACAACTTCGCTTACGATGGCTATTATAAATGCAACGATTTTATCTTTA GTACTTCATGTAAGCGGACAAATCGATATCATGTGTCAAGAGTTCAGCATTGTTTCTAAAcagatttctatttataactCTTCTGAATCTCCATTAAAAATGCTGATTAAGAGACacaatagaattattatattttcagacaacattgaaaagtttttttcctttatcgcGTTAATGCAAGTTGTTTGGAATACCTTAATACTTTGCTGTATAGGAATCATGATCATAATA tcCCTTTATAACGAAGCCGGTATCATAGCGTTAGTGAAAATGTCTGTGAGTTACTTTACCGtattattggaaatatttattctttgctTTGCTGGCGAATATCTTAGCTTTCAG AGTGAATCAATCACCGATGCAGCATACAATATGTTATGGTACAATATGTCATCAAAGCAagtcaaatttataatattaataataatgaaatctcAGTCGCAATTAACGATCACGGCAGGAAGATTCATGAATTTGTCCTTAGAAACTTTTACGAAT atCATGAAGTCATCGTTGTCATTTATGTCAGTCTTTCACgctatgtattaa
- the LOC105670754 gene encoding odorant receptor 22c-like, which yields MVVTSTISPSVKIGLQLLGVWPGVHSTVYWLIYIPYILIVQYFQYLYVFSHFNLSELSNLVDSLPPTLNYTLTILKLVSVWIHRRVIHEIVVAVDDDWRECIDVDNQLYIMRIKANISHFCSNAMLTFCVFAGILYLLGNYGITLFAENDNDTLRELPVKIQFPFEADKSPIFELLVVVLSLQLMLNGLIIAILNGFIFSLVLHVSGQIDIICEEFKIISKKIQLHESFAFKLGMLIERHNKVILFAENIENFVSSIALMQVVSNTSVISCLGFIVVISLSNEDGAFMLLKVISPYIALLMEIFLFCFAGEYLSHKSKTIADAAYDSLWYNMPLNRSKIIAFIIMRSQTRLTITAGKIISLSLESFASILRASVSYISVFYALS from the exons ATGGTAGTGACAAGTACCATCAGTCCGTCAGTGAAAATCGGCCTTCAGTTGCTCGGTGTGTGGCCGGGTGTTCATTCCACCGTATATTGGTTAATTTATATACCGTACATATTAATCGTACAGtactttcaatatttgtatgtattttcACACTTCAATCTCAGTGAACTCTCGAACCTTGTGGACAGTTTACCTCCGactttaaattatactttgaCAATTCTGAAATTAGTCAGTGTTTGGATACATCGTCG AGTTATTCACGAAATCGTGGTCGCTGTGGATGATGATTGGCGTGAGTGCATTGACGTCGATAATCAGTTGTATATAATGAGAATTAAAGCtaatatatcacatttttgTTCTAACGCTATGTTAACTTTTTGTGTATTTGCTGGAATACTTTATCTTTTGGGTAATTACGGAATTACGCTCTTTGCCGAAAATGACAATGATACCTTACGGGAGCTTCctgtaaaaatacaattccCTTTCGAAGCAGACAAATCACCGATTTTTGAGCTACTTGTCGTAGTCTTATCTCTACAACTGATGTTAAATGGATTGATAATAGCCATTTTAAatggatttattttttctttg gTACTTCACGTGAGCGGACAAATCGATATTATATGTgaggaatttaaaattatatccaAGAAAATACAGCTGCATGAATcttttgcttttaaattaGGGATGCTAATCGAGAGGCATAATAAAGTCATTTTATTCGCCGAGAACATCGAGAATTTTGTTTCTTCTATAGCATTGATGCAAGTTGTTTCGAATACTTCAGTTATTTCTTGTCTAGGTTTTATAGTCGTAATC TCCCTTTCTAATGAAGATGGCGCCTTCATGTTATTGAAAGTCATTTCGCCttacattgcattattaatggaaatttttcttttttgttttgctGGTGAATATCTTAGCCACAAG agTAAAACAATTGCCGATGCAGCATACGATTCGTTGTGGTATAATATGCCGTTAAATCGAAGTAAAATTATAGCGTTCATAATAATGAGATCTCAGACGCGACTAACAATTACAGCAGGAAAAATCATAAGTTTGTCTTTGGAATCGTTTGCGAGT ATATTAAGAGCTTCGGTATCATATATATCTGTTTTTTATGCATTGtcttaa
- the LOC136998240 gene encoding odorant receptor 4-like → MTVTSTISPSLKIGLRFLGMWPNESHPIIYIYMSGILITEYFQYLYISTHFKLNELSNLVDSLMAILVYTLTFLKLASLWIHRPIIHKILAAMDNDWHECINVKQHLCVMTFKANLSHFCSNSILSICVFSSMLYILGDYIIRIVHLVEDRNITLRKLPIKIQLPFEAEHSPTFELLLIILLLLLLANSFTLGIVNALISSLVLHLSGQIDIICHEFKTVSEQISIYGSSKSTLKRLIKKHNRIILFSDNIEKLFSFIALMQVFWDTLIICCLGIIIIISFYNEAGLFMLAKVSLAYTTIMLEIFLFCFAGEYISIKSKLITEAAYDMSWYDMSSKQGKSIMLIIMKSQMRLTITAGRFMNLSLETFTNIMKTSLSFMSVFHAIY, encoded by the exons ATGACCGTCACAAGCACCATCAGTCCGTCGTTAAAAATCGGTCTTCGTTTCCTCGGAATGTGGCCGAACGAGTCACAcccaattatttatatttatatgtcagGCATACTTATCacagaatattttcaatatttatatatatctacgcATTTTAAGCTTAACGAGCTTTCAAATCTCGTGGATAGCTTGATGGCAATTCTCGTTTATACTTTGACATTTCTTAAATTGGCCAGTCTTTGGATACATCGCCC aataatacataaaattctgGCCGCTATGGATAACGATTGGCATGAATGCATTAATGTGAAACAACATTTGTGCGTGATGACATTTAAAGCTAACTTATCGCACTTTTGCTCAAATTCTATTTTGAGCATTTGCGTTTTTTCTTCGATGCTTTACATCCTGGGTGATTATATAATTCGTATTGTGCATCTTGTTGAAGATCGCAATATTACCTTGAGGAAACTTCCTATTAAGATACAACTTCCATTTGAAGCTGAACATTCACCGACATTTGAACTGctacttataattttacttctaCTTCTATTGGCTAATTCATTCACGCTGGGCATTGTGAATGCATTGATCTCTTCTTTA GTGCTTCACTTAAGCGGGCAAATCGATATCATATGTCACGAATTCAAAACTGTTTCTGaacaaatttctatttatggATCTTCGAAATCTACATTGAAAAGGTTGATTAAGAAGCACAAccgtattattttgttttcggATAACATTGAAAagctcttttcttttattgcattaatgcAAGTTTTTTGggatactttaattatttgctgTCTAGGAATCATCATTATAATA TCTTTTTACAATGAAGCCGGTCTCTTCATGTTAGCAAAAGTCTCTTTGGCTTACACCACTATAATGttggaaatttttcttttttgctttgCCGGAGAATATATTAGTATTAAG AGTAAATTAATTACCGAGGCAGCGTATGATATGTCATGGTATGACATGTCATCAAAACAAGGTAAAAGTATAATgcttataataatgaaatcgcAGATGCGACTAACAATCACGGCAGGAAGATTCATGAATTTGTCTTTGGAAACTTTCACAAAT attatgaAAACATCGTTATCTTTTATGTCTGTCTTTCAtgcgatatattaa